The DNA window GATCATCGCTGTCATCAGTAATAAGGAGGACGCGGTCGCACTGGAGCGGGCTCGGAAGCACGGACTAACCGATATTTTTGTCGATCCCAAACCCTTTGCCGGGCGGCCAGATAGTCGTGAAGTGTACGACCGATCGTTATTGGCGATACTTCAGCTGCATGAAGTCGAACTTGTCTTACTCGCAGGCTACATGAAAATCGTTACGGCAGTGCTGGTCAATGCTTACGCCAATCGCATGATGAACATCCATCCCTCACTGCTGCCGTCATTTCCTGGACTGGACGTGCAGAAGAAGGCCATTGATTGGGGCTGCAAGTTGTCCGGATGCACCGTGCATTTCGTCACCGAAGGCGTGGACGAAGGTCCGATCATCATTCAAGCGGCCGTGCCGATCCTCGACGATGATACGCCCGAAACCCTCGCCGCCAGAATCCTCGTCCAAGAACACAAGATCTATCCTCGCGCCGTACAGCTCTTTGCCGAAGGGCGACTTCGTGTCGACGGCCGGCGGGTATTGATTGAGAATGGGAAGCCGGAAGGGGAGTCGATCATCAGTGCTGCGTAATGGATCTCGTATGACCATTACCCTTCAGGGAGTATGTACCTTACGAGTTCCTGCACTGTCGATGGTGCATTCCCTTCCGAGCGATTATTGACCAACACATAGGCTCGTCGGTTTTCGCCAACAGCCTGCTGCATGAGAGTCACAGTCTCTTTTCGCATCTGTGGTAACACTCCCACGATCCTGTTGTAGGGGGCCGCTCGTTTCTTGGCCACTTCGTAGCTCATGTTGAGTGGCGTGAGCACTCGAATCACGGTGAATGGTGCAGTGAAGCGCTCTTGCATCCGTCGATGTTGCTCCAGCAAAGGCGGCATGTAGGACCAGTGGTTGTAGACGTGTGCCACGCCATGGTTCTCTAAGACCGTTCGATAGTCCGGACCGAGAAAGCCTGCATTACGGATCTCGACCGCATACCGAAAATCATTCGGTAGCCGGCTGAAAAACTGATCCAGCCGTGAACAGAGCTCGTCGGTGCTCAGGCCGTGCCTCTGAAACTCAAAGATGAACGGCCCCATGTGCGGCTCAAACTTGGCCTCGCGGTATGGCGTGAGCACCAAGTCAGTAAATAGCTTTGCATCGAGAAATCGCGGATTCGGTTGTCCGGCTTTTGGGCCATAACGAGACTGCTTGGCAAAGGTGGGAATCGTGATCTCTTCCCAGACCTTGAAGCACATCTCGAAGTCTTCGGGGATTTGATTCAGGTAGTGACGAAGTTGACTTGCAGTTGGTGGGCGATAGAACGTGGAATCGTTCCCGACTGTGCGAAAGAGCGGTTCGCCGTTGTAGAGGTATTGACAATACTCTCCTAGACATTCCCTCGCAAAAGTCGTCTTGGCGTACTGGCGTCGATACACCTGGCCTTGCCAGCCTTCGTAGGTCCACGTTGAAGTGCCGAAGCGAATGAGGGAGGAAAGAGGCATGGGAGTGTGATTGTACAACGAACGATTCAGAGGTGGAATACCGGTGGCCGAGATCTACGAGGAGAAATAGCTGCTCTGGAGTGGGCACGCGAACGGTCCACTTTGTCTGTAGAGATGAGTGTACGAGTGACGATACGAAGGTGAAGTGCGTGCGGTACGCAAAATCAAAACCAGTGTAGATGTGTATCCGGCGACGCAATGAAGAGAGGCTTCGCCTGATGAGCCGCCGGTACGAGCGAGCTTGGTTTGGTGGAGGGCAGGGGAGTTGAACCCCCGACCCCTACGTTGCGAACGTAGTGCTCTCCCAACTGAGCTAGCCCCCCACCCGTTGGATATTGGAGCGTGACCCCATGAAACCCGCAGGGTTGGCTGCATAGGAGTATGCAGTCTTGTTGCTGCGGTCGAAGAACGGGGAGGAATAGAGGGTCACGCTTCCCGTGCTGCATTATACACAACCCGTCACTAAGACTCTACCAGTACCTTGCATGCAGGCGAACGAGGAAGCACTTGAATGACCGCTGATCTTGGAAATGCTGTCGAAAACCAATGCAGATCGCAGATCGGTTGGTCTCGGACGCTTGCTCTATCCGCTAGCGATACACAACGGTCACACGTTTGAGGAAGTCTTCCAATTGGACGATATGCTGTTCGATTGTTAAGCGGTCTTGCAGTTTGCCCGCGCGTTCCATCGCCGCTCCGATTTCGGAAATTCGATCGAACCCGAAGCCACCTCCGTCGCCTTTCATGCGATGGCCCAGAGTCTGAACGGTCTTGAAGTCCTGCTTCACCAGCGCGTCTCGAAGTGTCCGGACGTCCTTCCTCCGGTTATCTAAAAAGATCGGCACAATACTTTCAAGATCGCGACTGATCTCCATCGTGAGTTGGTCTGTTGGTTCCGGATGTGAGGCCTGCATCGCTAAAGGACGTGTTCCTTGTATGCCCGAAGCACTTCCAATAGGGTGGATTTCTTGATGGGCTTCGTGAGGTGTGTGTTGCAGCCTGCTTCGAAGATGCGGGCTCCTTCCTCCTTGAGGGCTAATGCAGTGAGGGCGATGATCGGGGTGGGTGGGAGATCATGATCCCGTTCCCATGAGCGGATGGCCTTTGTCGCGGCATAGCCGTCCATCACGGGCATTTGCACGTCCATCAAGATGACGTCGTAATGCGTGGACTTGAATTTGTCCAGCGCGACGGCCCCGTGTTCTGCGACGTCGATGAAATAGTCGGGCTGCCTCAGGTATGCCCGTACCAGCAGTTGATTGTCGGGGGAATCTTCAACCAACAATACGCGCAAAGCCCGCGTCGAAGTGGGCGACGGTGGTGCTGTGACGTCCACACCTGTCGGCGGCGTCCCTTTAGTCCGGCCGAGAGCGATCCCGATTGTTTGCAAGAGGTCGGACCGCCGTATGGGTTTAATCACATAACCACCAAGGCCGAGGTCATAAGTCCGTGCGATATCGTCCGCCCAATGATCAGAGGTCAACATGATGATGGTCGGACAACTCCTGTTAAGAGAGGATTTCAGCTGTTCCACAACATGAAAGCCGCTCATCTCAGGCATGCGGCAGTCGAGGAGCAAGAGATCGTACGCATGTCCTCGTTTGGATGCATGGTGGAGTTCGGCCACTGCGGTCATCCCGTCGCCTGCTTCCGTAACCTGAGCCCCCCAGGTACTCAGCAGTTCACGGAGTATGAGTCGGTTGATGGGATGGTCGTCCACGACCAGGACCCTGACTCCAGCAAGGTTGATCTGGGTTGCGGATCTCTGATGGGACGATTCTGGTTGGGTTTGAAGCAGGATGGAACAGTGAAAGGTACTCCCTGTTCCGACTGTACTCTCGGC is part of the Nitrospira sp. genome and encodes:
- the purN gene encoding phosphoribosylglycinamide formyltransferase — its product is MSISRTTPLRVAVLASGRGSNLQAIVDAIEAGQVRAQIIAVISNKEDAVALERARKHGLTDIFVDPKPFAGRPDSREVYDRSLLAILQLHEVELVLLAGYMKIVTAVLVNAYANRMMNIHPSLLPSFPGLDVQKKAIDWGCKLSGCTVHFVTEGVDEGPIIIQAAVPILDDDTPETLAARILVQEHKIYPRAVQLFAEGRLRVDGRRVLIENGKPEGESIISAA
- a CDS encoding DUF72 domain-containing protein; amino-acid sequence: MPLSSLIRFGTSTWTYEGWQGQVYRRQYAKTTFARECLGEYCQYLYNGEPLFRTVGNDSTFYRPPTASQLRHYLNQIPEDFEMCFKVWEEITIPTFAKQSRYGPKAGQPNPRFLDAKLFTDLVLTPYREAKFEPHMGPFIFEFQRHGLSTDELCSRLDQFFSRLPNDFRYAVEIRNAGFLGPDYRTVLENHGVAHVYNHWSYMPPLLEQHRRMQERFTAPFTVIRVLTPLNMSYEVAKKRAAPYNRIVGVLPQMRKETVTLMQQAVGENRRAYVLVNNRSEGNAPSTVQELVRYILPEG
- a CDS encoding Hpt domain-containing protein, whose translation is MQASHPEPTDQLTMEISRDLESIVPIFLDNRRKDVRTLRDALVKQDFKTVQTLGHRMKGDGGGFGFDRISEIGAAMERAGKLQDRLTIEQHIVQLEDFLKRVTVVYR